DNA sequence from the bacterium genome:
ATATGATCCTTTCTCTCATTATTTCCGCTCTTCATAACCTCTTAACCTCGCCATTTTGGCTCAAATCCTGTTTGTGATTTGACTGCCAAAATGAGCGTCCCGTTTTCGAAGAAAACACGGGGCTACCTTAAAAGAATCGCCTTCTCTGTCCACTTCTCCCCGTCCGCTTCCCCTGCGGTGCCAGTGGCCCCTACGGGACCGATGGCCAGCCGCACGAAATACACGCCGGCGGGGACACGACGACCGTTTTCATCGGCACCGGTCCAAGTGATTTGGTTAAATGGTTGAATGGTTAAATGGTTAAATGATTTCACCAGTCTGCCGGCCGCGTCATAGATTTTGATGTAGTAGGGCAAACCTTCAGGTTTGCTTGACTTAGCATGGCTAAAGCCTTGCCCTACTGAATCTTGCGGCTTACTACTTACTACATACTTTATTACGGTCCGTCCAAAGGAAGGGTTCGGCCATACCCTGAGCCCGCGGAACTCAAGATCATCCTTCATTGACAGCCCCTCGCCCACCGCCTGACCCGGCAGGATGCCAAAATAACGCATTATGGAATCGGCCAGCGCGAGCTTTGTCGACGGCGGCGAGCCGTCCACCATGCCGCCGAATTCTACCGAGATGCCGACCGTCCGGTGATTCGCTGCCACACCGCAATTATTACTGTTATAAACGTTCCTGAGCACGGCGATGCCGTTCCCCGTAGGGTCTATCCGGTCGATGGATGAGCTTTCGCCGGTATAGCTAAAACTCATCTGGTTCGTGAATGTCCCGGACACGCCGATCAGACCGGTGAAATAACCGATATTGCCCTGGATCGCGTCGATCGAAAACTGCGATGCAAAATCATAGCCGCCGCTAAGAGGGTCATTGTACCAGACGTCGCCGCCCTCCAGGTACATTCGCCCGCCGGCATTAAGATGGCGGACGATCTCGAATATATCGGGGTTCGAATATGAGATCGTGTACTTGTTGGGATACATGCCCAGGCTGGCGAAAAACACTTTATAAATATTCAAAAACCCGGCCGGAAAGCCCTGGGTGTAGTCACCCAGATACCCGAGGGCTGCCAGTTTCGTATGCATGACAAAACCGCTCGTGTGGTTGGGATCCGGGTCCCAGACGACGTAATCGCGCTGACCGATATAGACCGTGAAATCCAGCGTGTCGCGGTAAGCGCCGGATTCAAGCACGATTTTTAAGTTCACCGCGTGACCCGCCGGCGACAATGAATCACCCGATATCAGGAAGGGATCAGAATGGTTGGACCCGATACCGTCGGGCGGGAGCAAACCGAAATAGGCTTCGCCGTCGATCACGTGAAAGAATGAATCAGCGCATACCAGCGTGCCGGTGATACTGTCCGCGATCCCCGAACCGATATTATGGAGTTCCAGATATAGCGGCGCCGTATCCCGCGGCATGACATATTTCAGAGTATCGTTCACCCAGTGTTGAGTGATGACAAGCATTGCCGAGTGATTGATCAATTCGATATCATAGATCCACGTTGAATCCAGAGCATCCGAAAGCGTGCACCGCAGCTTGATGACATGCTGGTCAGGGCATCCGGAGTCGACCAGCACATTGAACCCGTCGGCGCCGGTCCAGGCTGTGTCCGCGGGCAGGATATTGCCAAAGCCCTTAAGCGTATCGTGAAGCGTATAATACGGATCGATCGTATCTCTCTGGATCACGCCGGTGACTGCCACGGCGATCGAATCGCCGATATTTTTTATCCACACCGGCATCTCGATGTCTTCTGCCGGATTCACAAAATAGTCACCGTTCCCAGTTCCATTGGCGGTGTCCAGGACCGCGTGTGACATATAAATAAGATACGGCCGCGCGCTGTACACCAGCACATTAAAGAACGATATCCAGGTATGGCTGTCTGCATCGGTCATGACCAGCTTGAGCTTGACCAGGTGACTGTCCGGACAATACTGGTCGATTATAATATTAAAACCGTCCGCCGACGTAAATGCCGAATCCAGGCTGGCAATGTCGCCGATCGCTTTGATTGTATCGGCGATCTGAAAATAGGGATCGGCCTGCGCTTTCTCAAGGATGGCGGTCACGCCGTGCGCAGTGGAATCACCGACGTTGAGCATCCAGACCGCCAGTTCTATATCCTCGCCGTTATTTGGTATGTAATTGCCGTTGCCGCCGGTAGTGTCCAGGACCAGGTGAAAATCGTACATGAGCGAGGGACCACCCTGATAACCGGCCAGGACCGTATCCGTCTGCGGCAAAAGGTTCCTGCCCGTCACCGTGACCAGAGCCGTATCCGAGATGGGGAGTGTATCAATGAACGTTACTGTGCCGCTGGCGTTGGTGCGCCGGTAGTGGTAAACCGTTGTGTCTTTTCTCGCTCTTATGCATACCAGCGCGCTTTCCACCGGCTGATAATCATGCTTCACGGTTACGATTAGTGATTCCCCGATCCATACCCTCGGCCAGTGCGTCACGTCCAGCGATCTGGGCGTGCCGGTCCAGACCGTCATTTCAGGATCGCCCAGGCATGTCCAGGAGTTGTATTCCTGGGTATTCCCGAACGTGTGGACATAAGTCTGACGGCCCCACTCGGCCGCTTTGCCGAGTGTTGCCATGCTGTCACAGAAGATATTCCGCAGGGTACCCTTGGCAAGCGCACTCCTTTTCTCGGCCGCTTCCATCAGCATGTCGGTCGTTCCGTAAAATCCAACCGCGCCCTTAGGCTCGTCCGGTGTTCCGGCATACATCCATTCGTATCCAATCTCTTCGATCGTCGCGCACGTGCCCGAAATAATGATCGGCATTTTGTACCCGTTGTGGCAATCCGTGAGGGGATAGATGTCGTAGAATGGATAGTCCCAGTAATACCCGCCGACCCCCCGGTACAAAATATATGTCCGCCCGTCGTTCCATGCCTGGATCACATCGTCGCTGTTATTATTACCGGCGTACTGCGAAAAGGAATCAACATGCGGGAAACTGGCGTTGTCCATTAGGCGGTGCGCATAATCGGCGTCAGCAAAATACGTGGAGTCCGAGTACGGCGGGTAATCATCTTCGTTGGCGATGGTAACCGCCTTTCTGAACCAGTCCGGGTCGTCCATAAAAGGTGTTTTCTCGTAACCAAGGATCTTGTTGACGATGGTCTTTACATGCACGGTGTCGAACACCCACAGCCGCGCCGGTATCAGTTCGTTGTAGAAATCCCCAACGACATTCGCATAATAATTATCGCTGTACGATAAATCGTAATTGTAAGTAAAACGCACGAATGGGATCTGCTGGGGATTGCCGACCAGCAGCAGGTATTCGGGTTTTATCTGCCAGTTATTATAGGCATTGACGATGTACGATTTTATCTGGGTTGAATCGCTGCCGGTCTCGGACAGGCGGACGATCTTTGCCTTCATGCCTTTTTGCGTTTTCCAATCGGCCAGCGGCACCAGCGCGTCATAATAACTGTCATGCGTAATGATCAGGTAACGCGCGCCGCTCTGCGCAAAAACCGATCCGAGGAACACAGCAGCGAGGATCGCGATCCTTTTCATTTTCTTACGCTTTTCCCTTTATCTTCAATCTTTTTTAACCTCTTATCCTCATAACTTCCCATCTTCAATCCTTTTCATATCCCCGCATCTTTTCGTCTTCTCGTCCCCGCATCCCCTCATCTCCGTGTCTTTCTATCCCCTTACCCACTGATCCCCAAATCCCCTATCTTTTCAATATGACCTTGGCGGTCACAGGTATGTCACATCCGCTCAGCTGGATGAAATAGACGCCGTCAGGTGCCGGACGACCGGCATCATCTGAACCATCCCAGATGATCTGGTTAAATGGTTGAATTCCGCCATACTGCATGGCGGATAAACGGCTAAATTGTTTTATGAACCTGCCTGCTGCATTAAAGATTTGTACTGAAATTTGTGATTTGGAATTTGTTTGGCATTTGGCACTGGGAATTTGGAATTTAACCGTAAGGCTTCTCGTAAACGGATTCGGAT
Encoded proteins:
- a CDS encoding C25 family cysteine peptidase; its protein translation is MKRIAILAAVFLGSVFAQSGARYLIITHDSYYDALVPLADWKTQKGMKAKIVRLSETGSDSTQIKSYIVNAYNNWQIKPEYLLLVGNPQQIPFVRFTYNYDLSYSDNYYANVVGDFYNELIPARLWVFDTVHVKTIVNKILGYEKTPFMDDPDWFRKAVTIANEDDYPPYSDSTYFADADYAHRLMDNASFPHVDSFSQYAGNNNSDDVIQAWNDGRTYILYRGVGGYYWDYPFYDIYPLTDCHNGYKMPIIISGTCATIEEIGYEWMYAGTPDEPKGAVGFYGTTDMLMEAAEKRSALAKGTLRNIFCDSMATLGKAAEWGRQTYVHTFGNTQEYNSWTCLGDPEMTVWTGTPRSLDVTHWPRVWIGESLIVTVKHDYQPVESALVCIRARKDTTVYHYRRTNASGTVTFIDTLPISDTALVTVTGRNLLPQTDTVLAGYQGGPSLMYDFHLVLDTTGGNGNYIPNNGEDIELAVWMLNVGDSTAHGVTAILEKAQADPYFQIADTIKAIGDIASLDSAFTSADGFNIIIDQYCPDSHLVKLKLVMTDADSHTWISFFNVLVYSARPYLIYMSHAVLDTANGTGNGDYFVNPAEDIEMPVWIKNIGDSIAVAVTGVIQRDTIDPYYTLHDTLKGFGNILPADTAWTGADGFNVLVDSGCPDQHVIKLRCTLSDALDSTWIYDIELINHSAMLVITQHWVNDTLKYVMPRDTAPLYLELHNIGSGIADSITGTLVCADSFFHVIDGEAYFGLLPPDGIGSNHSDPFLISGDSLSPAGHAVNLKIVLESGAYRDTLDFTVYIGQRDYVVWDPDPNHTSGFVMHTKLAALGYLGDYTQGFPAGFLNIYKVFFASLGMYPNKYTISYSNPDIFEIVRHLNAGGRMYLEGGDVWYNDPLSGGYDFASQFSIDAIQGNIGYFTGLIGVSGTFTNQMSFSYTGESSSIDRIDPTGNGIAVLRNVYNSNNCGVAANHRTVGISVEFGGMVDGSPPSTKLALADSIMRYFGILPGQAVGEGLSMKDDLEFRGLRVWPNPSFGRTVIKYVVSSKPQDSVGQGFSHAKSSKPEGLPYYIKIYDAAGRLVKSFNHLTIQPFNQITWTGADENGRRVPAGVYFVRLAIGPVGATGTAGEADGEKWTEKAILLR